The following coding sequences are from one Lolium rigidum isolate FL_2022 chromosome 6, APGP_CSIRO_Lrig_0.1, whole genome shotgun sequence window:
- the LOC124660139 gene encoding protein DOG1-like 3, whose protein sequence is MDLARYAACHRQWIAGQEAGLAELVAAAASAAAGRTTDEELSAVVERCMRGYEEYATSRRAMAREDGAAFFAPPWCTAFENAVLWLGGCRPSLTVRLLYSLSGEGMEAHIEELVGGRGRGRGEGTGMGLLGITPAQLDQINDLHNRTLREEGLLTDRLATLQEDIADRPLLPIIRERERAAAAAAAALAARHGGANSNGLPGRLEAGGSFGGVDAEVDAAMESYRAGLAKLLEEADELRLSTARALATQILTPRQAVEMLVAGKQLHLSVRDWSRRQEREQNARLPRASTSTSSGANP, encoded by the coding sequence ATGGACCTGGCACGGTACGCCGCTTGCCACCGGCAGTGGATCGCCGGACAGGAGGCGGGCCTCGCCGagctcgtggcggcggcggccagcgccgccgccgggcgcaCCACGGACGAGGAGCTGAGCGCGGTGGTGGAGAGGTGCATGCGCGGGTACGAGGAGTACGCCACCAGCCGGCGCGCGATGGCGCGGGAGGACGGCGCGGCCTTCTTCGCCCCGCCGTGGTGCACGGCGTTCGAGAACGCCGTGCTCTGGCTCGGGGGCTGCCGGCCGTCGCTGACCGTCCGGCTCCTCTACTCCCTCTCCGGCGAAGGCATGGAGGCGCACATCGAGGAGCTCGTCGGCGGccgtggccgcggccgcggcgaGGGAACGGGCATGGGGCTCCTCGGGATCACGCCCGCGCAGCTGGACCAGATCAACGACCTCCACAACCGGACGCTGCGGGAGGAAGGTTTGCTGACGGATCGGCTGGCGACTCTGCAGGAGGACATCGCCGACCGGCCGCTGCTCCCGATCATccgggagcgcgagcgcgccgcagcggcagcagcggcggcattAGCAGCCCGCCACGGGGGCGCTAACAGCAACGGCCTGCCGGGGCGGCTCGAGGCAGGGGGGTCGTTCGGAGGAGTGGACGCCGAGGTGGACGCGGCGATGGAGAGCTACAGAGCCGGGCTGGCCAAGCTCCTGGAGGAAGCGGATGAGCTGCGCCTGTCGACTGCCAGGGCGCTTGCCACGCAGATCCTGACGCCGCGGCAGGCGGTGGAGATGCTGGTGGCGGGCAAGCAGCTGCACCTGTCGGTGCGCGACTGGAGCCGCCGGCAGGAGCGCGAGCAGAACGCGCGCCTGCCGCGCGCATCGACGAGCACCTCCTCCGGCGCAAACCCGTGA